AACGGATTGCCAGAGGCTTTCAGGGCTTCAGCACCGGCACCGCCCGGCCCGATCAGCAGAATCAGCAGGGCAAAGGCCAACAGCACCAACATCGCGCCGATCAAACCACGGGGCATGTCGCGCTGCGGGTTTTGGGTTTCTTCAGCGGCCAGCGGTACGCCTTCTACGGCGAGGAAAAACCAGATGGCATAAGGAATGGCTGCCCAAATGCCGACATAGCCAAACGGCAGGAAGCTGCTGGCGCCGGGGGCGTTGGTTGGGGCGATATCAAACAGGTTGCTCAGGGAAAAGTGCGGCAGCATGCCCAGCAGAAATACGGCAAGCGCGAGGGCGGCCACGGCGGTGATGATAAACATCAGCTTCAGCGCTTCACCGACGCCCAGGATATGGATGCCGATAAACACGATGTAGAAGGTCAGGTAGACCACCCAGCCGCCCACGCCAAATAGTGATTCGCAGTAAGCGCCGATAAACACGGCAATCGCCGCTGGGGCGATGGCGTATTCAATGAGGATCGCAGTGCCCGTGAGGAAGCCTCCGAGTGGGCCGAAGGCGCTGCGGGCAAAGCCGTAACCGCCGCCAGCGGTGGGGATCATCGAAGACAGCTCAGCTAGGGAGAAACACATACACAAGTACATCAGCGCCATCAGCAAGCTGGCGAGAAACATGCCGCCCCATCCGCCTTGTGCCAGGCCAAAGTTCCATCCGGCATAGTCACCGGAAATCACATACGCCACGCCCAGCCCAATCAGCAGCACCCAGCCAGCGGCGCTTTTTTTGAGTTGTCGGTGGGCGAAGTAGTCGGCATCGACGTGCTCCAATTCGGTGCCTGCGGTGTTGCTGTTTGCCTTTAATTGTTCTGTTGTCATGGCACATCCTCAATAGCCGCCAAGTCACAGCTCAGGTGAAACCTGGCGTTAAGCGTTTGCGGGATCTAGGTGGCTACGACATCACCGCCTACCAAGCGGCAAAAGCCCATGCACGTGGAGCAACTGCTGTGCCAAATGACGTGGCACTTTTGGATTGATCATTAACTTGGAAATAACGTTCAAACTTTCTGACAGTCGGACACACGTACCGCACCCTCTTCGCCGGGGCGCCGCTGTGCTAACCTGCCTGCCACTATTTGATCGGGCCATTCCCGGCCGTGAACAGTGCGCACTGCGCTGTGTCCAACGGGCTCTGGACGCTGCAAGAGGTTATCCATGCATATTCATATTCTCGGCATCTGCGGCACCTTTATGGGTTCGCTGGCGGTGCTGGCCAAGGAGTTGGGCCACCGTGTGACGGGCTCCGACGCAAACGTCTACCCGCCGATGAGCACGCAGCTTGAGGCGCAGGGCATTGAGCTGACTCAGGGCTACGACCCCGCGCAGCTGGAACCCGCGCCTGATCTGGTGGTGATCGGCAATGCTATGTCCCGTGGCAACCCGGCCGTTGAGTACGTGCTGAACAAAGGTCTGCCTTATGTCAGCGGCCCGCAGTGGTTGGCGGATCATGTCCTGCAAGGCCGTTGGGTGATGGCGGTGGCCGGCACCCACGGTAAAACCAGTAGCTCCAGCATGCTTGCCTGGGTACTGGAACATGCAGGCATGAGTCCCGGCTTCCTGATTGGTGGCGTGCCGCAGAATTTCGGCATTTCAGCCCGCTTGGGTAATACGCCGTTCTTTGTGGTGGAGGCGGATGAATACGACAGCGCCTTCTTCGACAAGCGCAGCAAGTTTGTCCATTACCACCCGCGCACGGCGATTCTGAACAACCTTGAGTTTGATCACGCAGACATCTTCCCTGATCTACCAGCGATCGAGCGGCAGTTCCACCATTTGGTCCGCACCATTCCAAGCGAAGGCTTGGTAATTCACCCGACCACCGAGCCTGCACTCAAGCGCGTGATCGACATGGGCTGCTGGACGCCGGTTCAGACCACCGGCGAAGGCGGCCAGTGGCAGGCTCGCCTGCTCAGCGAAGACGGTTCGCGCTTCGAAGTCAGCTTCGAAGGCAAGGTCGCAGGCGTGGTGGACTGGCAACTGACCGGCCAGCACAACGTTGCCAACGCCTTGGCCGTCCTGGCTGCGGCGCGTCACGTCGGCGTCGTGCCGGAGCTGGGTATTCAAGCGCTAGGCCTGTTTATTAACGCCAAGCGCCGCATGGAAAAAGTCGCCGAGGTCAACGGCATCACGATCTTCGATGACTTTGCCCACCACCCGACGGCCATCGCCACCACATTGGATGGCCTGCGCAAACGCATTGGCAGTGCCAAACTGATTGCCATCGTTGAGCCGCGATCTAACTCGATGAAGCTCGGCGCGCACCGCGACGGCCTGCCAGAGTCGGTGAAACTGGCTGACTCGGTGTACTGGTACGCTCCGCCAAATCTGGGTTGGGACCTGGCTGCCACGGTTGCCAGCTCGCCGGTGAAAACACAGGTGTGTGATTCGCTGGAGGCCATCATTGCAGGCGTCAAAGCCGAGGCTGCGCCGGGCACGCAAGTGGTGGTGATGAGTAATGGCGGCTTTGGTGGCTTGCATGGCAAGTTGGCGGCGGCGTTGGCATAAAGGAGTAGCGGCATGAACGGTCCTGAACGCATCACATTGGCCATGACTGGCGCGTCCGGCGCGCAATACGGACTGCGCCTGCTGGATTGTCTGGTGCAGGAGGACCGTGAGGTGCACTTCCTGATCTCCAAGGCGGCGCAACTGGTGATGGCTACCGAAACGGATGTCAGCCTGCCGAATAAGCCGCAGGCCATGCAGGCGTTTCTGAGTGAGTACACTGGCGCTGCGCCGGGACAGATCCGGGTTTACGGCAAGGAAGACTGGATGGCACCGGTTGCGTCAGGCTCTGGCGCCCCGGCGGCTATGGTTGTGGTGCCGTGCAGCACCGGGACGCTTTCGGCGATTGCCACCGGCGCCTGCAATAACCTGATCGAGCGCGCGGCGGATGTTGCGATCAAGGAACGCCGCCAACTGATTCTGGTACCGCGTGAAGCACCGTTCTCCAGCATCCATCTGGAGAACATGCTCAAGCTGTCGAACATGGGTGTGACCATCCTGCCTGCAGCACCGGGCTTCTATCACCAGCCACAGACCATTGATGACCTGATCGACTTTGTCGTCGCGCGGATTCTCAATTGCCTGGGCATCCCACAAGACATGCTGCCGCGTTGGGGCGAGCATCATCAGAACTCAACCGATGATTAAACAGGCCGCAGGCGTAGGGTTGGCGCTGGCGATGCTGAGCAGTGTCAGCGGCTGCGCCACCGTGCGCACGCTGGACGCGGCTAAGGTCGACGCGCCGGTGATTTATGCCGGTACGCGGCTCGATCTGTATGCCATGCAGGGCGGTTGCTGCGCGGTGGATAAGTTTGGTGCTGAAGCACCTAAATATCCGGCGCTGGATCTGCCCGGTAGCGCCTTGTTGGATACGCTGTTGCTGCCGCTTTCACTGGCGACAGAGTTGGGCATTGGTTTGAGTGTCAGTGGCGGGCTCTGAGGCTCTTTATGCCACTTCTGCCCAGCCTTGGTAGATATAGGCCATTGGCTTAGGGCCTTTGATATAGCGGTTGTGCAGTTCCCCAATCCGGAAACCGCCAGCTTCCAGTAATGCGCTGATATCCCGGTTCAAATGGCAACCGCCAGCAAGCGGCTTCCAGACTGGCGTCAGCCGATTCTGCCAGCGCAATATCGGCAGCTCAGGCGACTTGCCGTGTTCGCAGAACAGCAAGCGGCCACCGGGTTTGAGCACCCTGCGCATCTCTTTAAGGGCGGCGACGGCATCGGGAATGGTGCAGAGGGTGAAGGTGCAGACAATGCTGTCGAACGAGGCATCTTCGGCCTGAATCTGCCCCAGCTCCAGAGCAATCATCTCCACCGGAATACTGATCGCTGCAACGCGTTCTTTAGCGCGCTGTTGCATGGCCGCATTGGGATCGACACCGACAATCACATCGACTTTTGCCGGGTCGTAAAAGCTCAGGTTAAGCCCGCTGCCGATGCCGATCTCCAGTACCCGGCCATGGGCCTGGGGCACGATCTGCGAGCGGGCTTTCATCACGGTGCCAACACCGCAGGCATAGTCGATCAAATACGGTAGAACGTAACGGTCGTACAGGCCCATGGGCTGGCTCCGTGTTATGGCATGGTCAGGCGTGGTCGCTCTTTTTCTGAGCAGACTCTGCGACTTCTCCGGTCACACCACTGGCAACCACGCTTGCGCCAATGACTGCTGTGTTTGGTGCTGTGCTGGTGGTGATTTGGGTGACGGTTGAGCTGATGTTGCGCGTGTAGGCTGCAATCTCCACGCCTCCGCGCATGTGTGCCGATACGGTTTGCGGCGTGAGGATAGTGCGGGTGACGGTACCGGTCACTGTTTTGAACAGGTTGCCCAGAGCTGAAAAAATGGAAATGATCAGCAAGACAATGAACGGCAGTGCCAACCACATCAGGCTGAGTTTTAGTAGCCCCTCGCGGTAGGGGAGCACTTGTAGTTTGCGGCAGTAAATTACGGCAGCAAGCAGATAGATTGTGGCTAGCGCGGCGAAGGGGGCTAGGTCATCAACCTCAATCTCCAGAATGGTCCTGCACAGAAATACGCCATAAAAGATCAGGCTGAGCTTCAAGTCAGGCCAGAGGTTTTTCAGGCTGCCCAGAGTCCGTTTGAGGTTGTAGATAACAAAACCGAGCAGGATGAGCCAGCCCACAACAGGGATAAAAGCCAGTGCCAGTATGGCGAATGACAGTAGTAAGGCTTTGAAAATTCCGTGGTGCAGGTCTTTATGGAAAATGTAGTAAATGAAGTAGCCGAGCCCGACAGGCCAGACAATCAGCAACGGAAACATTGCTGTTTCGGAAGGTAGGCTAAAGCTGAGAATACCAACTGCGACCATCAAGCTTAGGTACAGGTATCCGCGCTGATTCATGCTGACTCCTGGCATTTTTTTATTGTTCGAAGGGCTGTGCTGATTTCACTCAGCTCTTGTTGATCTGACAGTTTTTTATTAGCTCTCGCCAGCGTCTTCGTCGTCTGGCTGGTCGTTGTTGTCGCCGCTGAACGCTTCGAAGCATTTGATCCGGTGCTGGGCATCAGCACCTGCTATCAGCCAGCTATCACTGTCGGCGTCGTATTGAGCGGCGAGCACTTGCGCCAGGCTGAACTTCCATTTGCGCAGGTTGCGCCCGTCCATGCATTCGATACTCAGCAGCGGTGTTTCGCTGGTGCTGGATGAGCCTGCCGCGTGTTGTTGCAGCTGTTCTTCGTCCAGATCAAATTGCCAGGCATGCAGCTCGTCAATTTCCAGCATGTCGGTGTTGAGCAGGGCGTCGAGCAGGGTGGTTGTGGTCATAACGTGTCTTTACTTCTGTTAGCGGCCGAGACGGCGCAGTTGGTCTGATTCGATAATGCGGGTGCCATTGCCTTCTTCCAAGGCCAGGCGCCACATGGCGCGGGCCAGGACGCCAGCGCTGATTCCCCGGTATTTGCCGGGCAGCAGCCGGGACAACGGGGCCAGCAAGCGTTCGCCAAGACGATACTCGCGACGGGGGCCGATCAACAGAGACGGACGGACGATGGTCAGTTGTGGCCAGCCTTGGGCTTGCAGTGCCTGTTCGACCTCTCCTTTTACGCGGTTGTAGAACACGCTGGAGGTGCTGTTGGCGCCGAGTGCGCTGATCACGATCAGGTGCCGGGCGCCCAGCTCCCGTGCACGCTGTGCAAAGGCTACGACCAAGTCGTAATCCACCGCGCGAAAGGCTTCTTGTGAGCCCGCTTGTTTGATGGTCGTGCCCAGGCAGCAAAAGGCGACCTCTACCGGGCCGCTGAGTTGTGGCAGTACGTGCAGCAGCTCGCCGGTGGGGTTGTGCAGGTGAGGGTGGGGTGCCAGTGGGCGGCGGCTGGGGGCTACGACCTTGGTGATAGTGGGTTCGTTGAGCAGGCGGTCGAGCAGGTACTCGCCGGTCAGCCCGCTGGCTCCGGCAATTAGAATGTGCTGGGGCGTCAGGTACATGGCTCGCTTACTCCGTCGGGCACTTAACTGTCTTATCTTTGAGCATAGGGCTACTGCTGAGTTTCCGCTTCGCCTAGTGCTTGTTCAGCCTGATGCTCGCGCAGTTTGTTCCATTGTGCGATGACCGCCTTGGCCGGCCAGATTTGTGGCTCGGAAGGTTCGAAGTCATCAGCCTGTTCACGTTCGGCTACACGGGCTTTGGCAAGATCAAAGGCGCGTTGCAGGTCATCGGTCTCTTGCAGCGCTTCGGCAAACAGGGCGCGGCCGAAATAGGTGAAGTCGTTTTCTTCCGAGCAGCCGAATGACACTCGGTCGGCGCGGGCTGCGGTCATCACCAGGGTCTTATCGTCTTTCACCACAGGGATAAAGCCACCGGAATAACAGGCTGATATCACCAGCACTTTGTAGCGGTCTTTCAATGGTTTGAGCAGGTCTGCCAGCTGGCTCGCCGGCAAGTCGTTGAGTTGCAGGCGCGGCTGGTCGAGGTTCAGTTCGTGCTCGGCGGAGCCGTGGCTGGTGAGGTAGATAAAGATCACATCTTCGGGCCCGCTGCGTTCGGCCAGTGCTTGCAGGCTACGGCCCAGACTGGCGGCGGTGGCCAGTGGGCGGTCGGCGAGGTGGTCACGATGGTTGGTTAGGCTGATCAGGCCATGGGCTGAAAAACGGTCTTCTAAGAGTTTGCCGACGTAATCCGCCTCACGCATAAACACGCTCTGTTTGCCGTCACCAGCCAGGGTCAGTGCGTAGAGTTCGATGGCCTCAGTGGAGGCGGGCAAGGCGGCGATTTCTTTATCCAGTAGGCGGCCTTGTTCGAGCAAGCCGACTTCCAGCGGGTCGGGTAGCGCGTTGCCTTGGGCGTCGTTTACGCGACGGCCCCGCAGCCAAGTGCCACTTTCCTGCGTGCCGTCTGCCAGGGTCAAGGTGCCTTGGCCCTGATAGCGGCCGTAGAAGAAGTGACCTTCGTACTGGCTGCCGTCAGCCAGGTTCAGTTTGCCTTCACCGTGATAACGCCAGTTTCTGAATTGGCCTTGGTAGCGCTCTCCGTCCACGCCAATGAATTCACCTTTGCCGGTAAAACTGCCTTCGCTGAACTGGCCGCTCCAGACTTGCCCATCGGCACTCTGGAAACGTCCTTTGCCATTGAACTGGTGATTGCGGAATTCACCGCTGTACAGGGTGCCGTCCTGCCCTTTGTAGCTGCCCAAGCCATTAAGTTGAGCATTCTTGAATGTGCCGATGTATTGGTTGCCGTCTGCGTCGGTCAGGATGCCCTGGCCATCGGGCTCATCATTTTTGAACTGGCCCTGGAAGCTCTCACCACTCTTCCATTGCAGCTTGCCTAGCCCCTGATAACGCCCTCGGCGGAATTCACCACGGTATTCGCTGTGCTTAGTTTTGAGATGGCCTTCACCGTGGGCGTCACCTTCGAAGAAACTGCCCTGATAGGTGCTGCCATCGGCATAGGTCATCAGGCCTGTGCCATGGGGCAGGCCATCCTTGAATTCGCCTAAGTACGTTTCACCGTTGTTTTTGTGCCATTCGCCGTTGCCGTTGAACTGGCCGTCCTTAAAGGTACCGGTAAAGTAGCTGCCGTCCTTGTAGTCGATCCGCCCTTTGCCTTGTAACAGCCCATCGACCACCTCGCCACGGTAGCGTCCGCCATCCGGCAGTACGGCATCAGGCGGCAGCAGGGGTTCTCCATCGCCACAGGCAGTCAGCAGAACGGCAAAGGTTAGCGGGGCCAGGGGGGCAAAAAAACGCATGGTCGTCGTCCGATGAGAAGTGCGAGGGTAAGTATGCCTTAAGGATTTCCCGGTTGGGGTATAGATCAAAGTGGGAGCGGAGGGCATTCGTGGCTGAAACCACTCCTACAGCCGTTCTATATCATCTGTAGGAGCGACTTCAGTCGCGAATTCGACAGGGTTATACGAAGCAGAGGGTAAGTGGCTCAGCGATGTAGGCGGGCTTTTCCGAGCCTTCAATTTCAAGGACGGCTTTGGCTTTTAGCAGCCACTGACCTGGGCTCTTTTCAGTCACGTCGGTCAGGGTGAGGCCAAGACGAACTTTTGAATTGACCTTGACCGGTTGGATAAACCGTACGCTGTCCAGGCCGTAGTTGACGGCCATTTTGAGCCCCTGCGGAACGATCATGATGTCTTCCATCAGTTTCGGGACGAGGGACAGGGAGAGAAAACCGTGAGCGATGGTGCTGCCAAACGGGGTGAGTTTGGCCTTTTCTGGATCAACGTGGATGAACTGGTGGTCGCCGGTGCATTCGGCAAACTGGTTGATGCGCTCTTGGTCAATGATTAACCAGTCGGAACGCCCCAGTTCTTTACCAACGTAGCTGGCGAGTTCAGCGGTGGGCACTGATTTCATGGTTTCTCCTTGAAGACGTCTTTTTTGTTTATCGTCAAATCCTGAAGCGGCTAGATCACCATGCTGTGCAAGCAGGGTCAAGGGTCTTGCCGTTTGGGCAAAACCTTCGACTTACGACCAATGAAGTCCCTCAAATCGGGCCTTTGCGGGGGGGATAGGCCTATAATGCGCCGACTTATGGCGTCAATCATAAGAATCGGAGATACCTCATCATGCTGTTACGCGGCCTTACTTGGCTGGTGTTGTGCCAATTACTTGGTACAGCGCTGAATGTCTTGCTGCTGCCGATGTTGCCCGGTCCAATCCTGGGTATGGTGCTGCTCTTTGCTTTTCTATTGTTCCGGGGCGAGGTCTCTGAACCCTTGCAGCAAGCTTCCAATAGCCTGCTGAAATACCTACCACTATTGCTAGTGCCACCGGCTGTCGGGGTAATGGCCTATGCCGAGCCTATCGCCAGAGGGTTCTGGCCATTGGTCGGTGCTCTGGGCTTGTCGCTGGTGGTGTCTCTGGTGTTTGTCGGATGGCTGATGCAAAAGTTGATTAACCGCCAACAGCGCAAGGAGGACGTATGAGCCTGGAGTGGCAGGCCGCATGGGATGCGGTCATCCATCATCCACTGTTTGGCGCCGGGATCACTTTGGGGGCGTTTCAGTTGGCTTTAGCCGCCTACGAGAAAACCCGCTTGGTGTTCCTGCAACCGGTGCTGGTGTCGACGCTGGTCATCATTGGGGTTCTGCTGGCTTGTGGGCTGACCTTTGACGAGTACAGGGGCAGTGCCTCGGCTCTCACGTTGTTCCTAGGCCCGGCTACTGTGGTGCTGGCGGTACCTCTGTACTTGAATTTGCGGCGGATTCGTCAGCTGTTTTGGCCGGTGGTGATTACCCTACTGGTTGGTGGCTTTTTTGCCACGTTGCTGGGGATCGGCCTGGGGCTGCTGTTTGGCATGGATACCACGTTACTGATGAGCATGGCGCCTAAGTCGGTGACCTCACCCATTGCCATGTTGGTGGCGGAGGAGATCGGCGGGATTGCCGCATTGGCAGCGGTGTTTGTGATGTTGACCGGTATTCTTGGGGCCATCGTCGGGCCCTCCCTGCTCAAGCGTTTTGGTGTGACGCATCCGGCTGCAATTGGCCTGTCGCTGGGTATTACCGCCCACGCGGTGGGTACGTCACGGGCTTTGCAAGAGGGGGAGGAGTGCGGCGCCTTTGCGGCACTGGCCATGAGTTTGATGGGTGTGATGACGGCTGTGCTGATGCCGTTGGCGATCCTGCTGTGGTGATGAGGAGGCTACGTGATACTGCCACTGTTTCCGCTTAATACCTTGTTGTTTCCCGGCTGTATCTTGGACTTGCAGCTGTTTGAAAAACGCTACTTGGACATGATCAGCCGTTGTATGCGCCAAGGTGAAAGTTTTGGTGTTGTGTGTATTTTGCAGGGGCGTGAGGTGGGCGAGGCTGCGTCACAGTTTTCTGCAATTGGCTGCGAAGCGCTGATCCGTGACTTCGAGCAGTTACCCAATGGCCTGCTGGGGATTCGCGTAGAGGGCGGCCGCCGCTTCCGTGTTGAGAAAGCGCAGGTGTTGCCGGATCAGCTGACGGTTGCCGAGGTTCAGTGGCTGGATGAATTGCCTGAGCAGCCGTTGGGGCTGGAGCACGAAGATTTGGTCGCCCTCCTGCGAGCACTGACGGCACACCCGATGGTGAAGTCGCTGGGAATGGATCGTGATTTAAGTGGGCAGTCCGCCCTGGCGAATCAGCTTGCCTACCTGTTGCCACTGGAGTTGCCGCATAAGGTGCAATTGCTGGAAATGGATCAGGCCGACCAGCGCTTGCACCTGCTACAAGAGGTTGTGCAACAGATGCAGGAGGGGGCTTAGTCTCCGCACTAGAAATGCTTGCACTGGATCATGGCTCGTTAAAAATGGTGAAGAACGTTCTTCTTCACTCGTAAATTCGAGGGCGGGTCGAGTTCGTTCCTCACCGTTTTTGACACCAGCTGATCTGCGCTTGGAAGCTTTTAGAACAGCACTAGTAGCGGTACAGCATCAGTCCAGACGAATACTCCCAGGTGCTGATTCCGCCCAGCAAGGCCAGCACCGCTGGGAGAATCAGCCACCAGACTTTTGCTGGCAGTGCCTGCATTGGTGTGCGCCATTGCACAATGGCCAGTGTGAGCGCACAGATGCAGCCAGCCAGCATTGCGCCAGCAATGATATCGGTTGGCCAGTGAACGCCCAGATAAACCCGCGATATAGCAATCGCTCCGGCAGGAATGCAGGCCAGCAGCAACCAAGTAAGACGCATGCGCGGTGGTTGCGCGCGTCCGGCCAAAATCCCTATGACCAAAAAGAACGCAAATGCGGCAGAGCTGTGTCCGCTGGGAAAGCTATAACTGGAAAGAGGCTCCAGCAGGACATCAGGCCGGGCACGGCTGAACAGGTGTTTCAACAGGCCATTGGCCAACGCTGTTCCAAGGGTTGCGCCGGCCGCTAAGGCAAGGGCGCGCCATTTGCGGGCAATCAGCAGCATCAAACTCAGCAACACAGCCGCAGTAAGCTGGGTGTGGAAATCGCCTAAGCGGGTGATCAAAACCATGAGCTTATCGAGGGACTCAGTCCGCTGCTCTTGAACGACTGCCATGAGGCCTTGGTCAAGATGGCTGAGTAACGGCCAGGTGCTCATCAGGGCAACCAACAGAGCCAGGCTTGCGATTGCCGACAGCAAGCTGGCATGGCGTTGAGCGCGCATGCTGCCCTGTATGCTCAGGCCCACCACTACTGCTACGCCTGCCGCTACAGCACCGGCCTGTAGCCAGAAGCCTTCTGGCAGGGGCAGGCGCAGAGCTGCACCAGTGGCCCAGCCCGGCAGCATGTAGGCAATCGCCCATCCGGCCGCTGCAATCAGGCTCACGACGATAAAACGCGGCAAGGGCATGTTAAGCATGCCTGCCACCATCGGCAGCATAGGCCGAAGGGGGCCGATATAGCGGCCGACTAACAGGCTGGCGACCCCGTAACGGTTGAAATAAACCTCAGCAGAGGTCAGCCACTGTGGGTGGTTACGCAAAATGGGCAGGCGCCGGATGTCTTGGTGAAAATAGTGGCCAATGGCATATGAGAGCGCGTCGCCCAGCAGGCCGCCAAGATAGGCCAGCAGCAGTGTTTCCCACAGGCCCAGCGCACCGTTACCAGCCAGAACCGCGACTGCAAACATAAGGATGGTGCCGGGGACGATAATCCCAGCAATCGCCAGGCATTCCACACAGGCGATCAGGAATATGGCCAGACCTAGCCACTCCGGATTGGCTCCAAGCCACTGAGTCAGATTATCGAGCCATTGGCTCATTTGCGGCACCTTCAGGTTAGTAAGTG
The Pseudomonas mendocina DNA segment above includes these coding regions:
- a CDS encoding bifunctional DedA family/phosphatase PAP2 family protein — its product is MSQWLDNLTQWLGANPEWLGLAIFLIACVECLAIAGIIVPGTILMFAVAVLAGNGALGLWETLLLAYLGGLLGDALSYAIGHYFHQDIRRLPILRNHPQWLTSAEVYFNRYGVASLLVGRYIGPLRPMLPMVAGMLNMPLPRFIVVSLIAAAGWAIAYMLPGWATGAALRLPLPEGFWLQAGAVAAGVAVVVGLSIQGSMRAQRHASLLSAIASLALLVALMSTWPLLSHLDQGLMAVVQEQRTESLDKLMVLITRLGDFHTQLTAAVLLSLMLLIARKWRALALAAGATLGTALANGLLKHLFSRARPDVLLEPLSSYSFPSGHSSAAFAFFLVIGILAGRAQPPRMRLTWLLLACIPAGAIAISRVYLGVHWPTDIIAGAMLAGCICALTLAIVQWRTPMQALPAKVWWLILPAVLALLGGISTWEYSSGLMLYRY